The following nucleotide sequence is from Chryseobacterium sp. CY350.
TTTTTTATAAATTTAAACAATAGATTGGTCAATAATTTGCTAATCCAAACCAAAATCAACAATCTCAAAATAATAATAATATGGCAATGTTTAATTACGGTGTTGGCGGTAACGAGGTCAAAGTCGACGCTAATGAAGCAATTCAGGAAATCCAGGAAAACAAATCGCTCATCGTAAGTCAGCTTACAACCGATGAATCTTATGTTCCCGAAATCGTAACTGGTCTTAAAACTGTGGATGATGTCTTCAGACATTTTCAACCCTCTGTAGCTGTACAGCACGAGACAGAAGACGGAAATGCAGTAGAAGAAGAGTTCCGTTTTCAGAATCTTGCAGACTTTACTCCCAAAAATTTAGTTCAAAAATCAGATTATCTCCAAAAACTCAGTATGGAGCAGGAGCAGTACAATAAAATTGTACGTCAGCTGAAAACCAATAAAATTCTTAGGAATATGCTGGAAAACGAGCAGACTAGAGCTGCATTTGTTGAAGCATTGAAGGAAGTGGCTCAGGAACTTGAAAAATAAATAAAACACCTACACAAATATTATGGATAGTAAGTTACAGGCTGCAGAAAGCCAACAGCATAATCAACAGCAGCAATCCGGAAAACCGAAAGCAAGTCCTGTTGAAGAATTAAACAAAATAGGCGGTTTTGGCTTTATAGAATCTGTCGTAGATGGCATTGCCAATATGAACCCGACGAGAAAAGCACGAAAAGAAATTTTCCTAAACGATGCGAATAAAGCTGAGGAAAGGAAGGAGCTTCTTCAGAAAATCAATCTCTGGGTTGAGCTTTTAGGAAGTAATGAATCTGCGGAGAAAATGGCAGATACCTGCAAAACAAAAGCACAGGCAGCCGAGCAAAATTTAAAAACAAATCTGAAAAACACACTTGATTCTGTTCGTCAGCTTGAAACTAATTATAGAACTGTCGCACAGTTTTACAAAAATACTGAGCTTGATAAGGTTGATAATGTAAGTATTGTGAACGCGAGTTTAGATCAGGTTTCAGATCTTGATAATCCTTTATTTATTGATGCAATAGCTGAAGAATTTAAACAATATTATGACCGTTTAGATTTGCGTGATAATTATTCGATTTTAGCGATACCGGGATATTTAGGATCAAATAAAGTCATAGAAAAGTGGGCAAAAATCTGCAACGAAAACAAGGTGATGATGGTTACCGATTTCGCCAATCTAGACAAACCAGATGACGTTGTTGATTTATTCCATTCTGCGAATCTTACAGGTGGCGAATTGCACAGAAGTAATGTCATCATGACGTGTAACTGGCTTGTGGGTAGAGGCAGAGCAGAAGAAGTAGGTGAAGAAGAAAATGTAGAACTTCCACCATCCACTTCATTAGCAGGAAAAATCCATAAAACATTAATGTCTCAGGTTGCTGCGGGTAAAAAGCACGGTAATATCAATGAAGTGGATGCTGTAAAATTTGAACTGAAGAAAAGCGAAATTTCCCAGTTAGAAAAAATGGGCCTTGTTCCGATGGTCAACGAATATGGGAAAATCATGGCGTTCTCGGCAAAAACACTGTTTACAGGCGATAACATTGGTCTTCAGACGTATTCTGTAGTTCGTGTATTCGATTATGTAACCAAAGTTTTATTGGATTTCCTAAACAGAAGAGCCTTCGAAAACTGGAATGCAAGAAATGAGGACGACTTAAGAAGACAGATTGTAACATTCTTAGACGGAATTAAAGGTGCAGATAAACTGATCGAAAAATTCAAAATCGTACGTTTCGAGCAGGATAAAGTAAATAAAGACAGAGTATGGTTAGACATTCGTTTGACACCGTATTTCCCAACAAAAAGTTTTGTAATTAAACTTGACGGTCACAAAGGAGATGACGGAAACGAGTGGGATGCTGAATATATTCAGGATTAACGACTACAAAATGAATTTAGAACCGATGTTAAAAAGCATCGGTTTTTTTGTGAATTTAATTCTTGGTACATATTGTTGATTGTGCTCCTTAGGTGTAATATCGGTAGAACTTACCGTCATAAGAAAATCGGTGCGCTCCGTAGGAGCGCTATCTCCGTTGCCTATTGAAATAAATTTGTTTGTTATTTTGTACATATTGATATCTCGAAATAGTAAAGCAACAACAAATAATAAATTATCTTTGCCAATTAAATGAGACGGCTTTTTGGAAAACAACAAAAAAACATCAGACTTCCTTCATATCGGTAACAAGCTACTAAAGTGGTACGATAAAAACGCAAGAGATTTACCTTTCAGAAACACCAAAGATCCCTACAAGATCTGGATTTGCGAAATTGTTTTTCAACAGACAAGAATCGCTCAGGGACTCAATCATTACAATAATTTTATCAAAAGATTTCCCGACGTTCAGACCTTGGCGAAAGCTGAAGAGGATGAGGTTTTGTTGTATTGGAAAGGTTTAGGCTATTATTCAAGAGCGATTAATATTCATAAAGCGGCACAGCAAATTATTAACGATTACAAGGGAGTTTTTCCCTCCGAATATGAAGAGATTTTAAAATTAAAA
It contains:
- a CDS encoding type VI secretion system contractile sheath small subunit; the protein is MAMFNYGVGGNEVKVDANEAIQEIQENKSLIVSQLTTDESYVPEIVTGLKTVDDVFRHFQPSVAVQHETEDGNAVEEEFRFQNLADFTPKNLVQKSDYLQKLSMEQEQYNKIVRQLKTNKILRNMLENEQTRAAFVEALKEVAQELEK
- a CDS encoding DUF5458 family protein gives rise to the protein MDSKLQAAESQQHNQQQQSGKPKASPVEELNKIGGFGFIESVVDGIANMNPTRKARKEIFLNDANKAEERKELLQKINLWVELLGSNESAEKMADTCKTKAQAAEQNLKTNLKNTLDSVRQLETNYRTVAQFYKNTELDKVDNVSIVNASLDQVSDLDNPLFIDAIAEEFKQYYDRLDLRDNYSILAIPGYLGSNKVIEKWAKICNENKVMMVTDFANLDKPDDVVDLFHSANLTGGELHRSNVIMTCNWLVGRGRAEEVGEEENVELPPSTSLAGKIHKTLMSQVAAGKKHGNINEVDAVKFELKKSEISQLEKMGLVPMVNEYGKIMAFSAKTLFTGDNIGLQTYSVVRVFDYVTKVLLDFLNRRAFENWNARNEDDLRRQIVTFLDGIKGADKLIEKFKIVRFEQDKVNKDRVWLDIRLTPYFPTKSFVIKLDGHKGDDGNEWDAEYIQD